A section of the Pseudomonas sp. FP453 genome encodes:
- a CDS encoding histidine triad nucleotide-binding protein — protein sequence MDTLFTKIINREIPADIIYEDDQVLAFKDIHPAAPVHFLVIPKKHIPTLNDLTEEDKALAGHILFTAQRLALEQGCEEGFRVVMNCNPKGGQTVYHIHMHVLGQRQMNWPPG from the coding sequence GTGGATACTCTGTTCACCAAGATCATCAACCGGGAAATACCGGCGGACATCATCTACGAAGATGATCAGGTCCTGGCCTTCAAGGACATCCACCCGGCAGCACCTGTGCATTTCCTGGTCATCCCGAAGAAACACATCCCCACCCTCAATGACCTGACCGAAGAAGACAAAGCCCTGGCTGGCCATATCTTGTTCACCGCCCAGCGCCTGGCACTGGAACAGGGCTGCGAAGAAGGTTTCCGCGTGGTGATGAACTGCAACCCGAAAGGCGGGCAGACCGTTTATCACATTCACATGCATGTGCTGGGTCAGCGCCAGATGAACTGGCCGCCGGGTTGA
- the coq7 gene encoding 2-polyprenyl-3-methyl-6-methoxy-1,4-benzoquinone monooxygenase, producing the protein MTTQRHYSPIDRLLLQADMAMRTLLPFSGQPYRPSPAIVQPDAQMSETDTRHVAGLMRINHTGEVCAQALYQGQALTAKLPQVRAAMEHAAEEEIDHLAWCEQRIRQLGSHPSVLNPLFYGLSFGIGAAAGLISDKVSLGFVAATEHQVCKHLDEHLEQLPAEDEKSRAILEQMRIDEEHHAESALDAGGFRFPAPVRFGMSLLAKVMTKSTYRI; encoded by the coding sequence ATGACTACCCAACGTCACTACTCGCCGATTGACCGTCTGTTGCTGCAAGCCGACATGGCCATGCGCACACTGCTGCCGTTCAGCGGCCAGCCGTATCGCCCTTCGCCCGCCATCGTGCAGCCCGACGCGCAGATGAGCGAGACCGACACCCGCCACGTCGCCGGCCTGATGCGTATCAACCATACCGGCGAAGTCTGTGCCCAGGCGCTGTACCAGGGCCAGGCGCTGACGGCCAAGCTGCCGCAAGTACGCGCAGCCATGGAGCATGCCGCCGAAGAAGAAATCGACCACCTGGCCTGGTGCGAGCAACGCATTCGCCAGCTCGGCAGCCATCCCAGCGTGCTCAACCCGCTGTTCTACGGCTTGTCGTTTGGTATCGGCGCCGCAGCCGGCCTGATCAGCGACAAGGTCAGCCTGGGGTTTGTCGCCGCGACCGAACATCAGGTGTGCAAACACTTGGACGAACACCTTGAGCAATTGCCGGCCGAAGACGAAAAGTCCCGCGCCATCCTCGAGCAAATGCGCATCGATGAAGAACACCACGCAGAAAGCGCGCTGGATGCCGGCGGCTTCCGCTTCCCGGCGCCGGTGCGGTTCGGCATGAGCCTGTTGGCCAAGGTCATGACCAAAAGCACGTACCGAATCTGA
- a CDS encoding OsmC family protein — translation MKARIQWAGEAMFLGESGSGHVVVMDGPPEAGGRNLGVRPMEILLLGVGGCSNFDVVSILKKSRQAVESCEAFLEAERATEDPKVFTKIHMHFVVKGRALKEAQVKRAIELSAEKYCSASIMLGAAGVAITHDYEIIELG, via the coding sequence ATGAAGGCACGCATCCAATGGGCGGGCGAAGCCATGTTCCTCGGTGAGTCGGGCAGTGGCCATGTAGTGGTCATGGATGGCCCGCCGGAAGCCGGTGGCCGTAACCTGGGCGTACGCCCGATGGAAATTCTCCTGCTTGGTGTAGGCGGTTGCAGCAATTTCGACGTGGTCAGCATCCTGAAGAAGTCCCGCCAGGCCGTGGAAAGCTGCGAAGCCTTCCTGGAAGCCGAGCGCGCGACCGAAGATCCCAAGGTGTTTACCAAGATCCACATGCATTTTGTGGTGAAGGGCCGGGCCCTGAAGGAAGCCCAGGTCAAGCGTGCCATCGAGCTGTCGGCCGAGAAGTACTGCTCGGCGTCGATCATGCTCGGCGCGGCCGGTGTGGCCATCACCCATGACTACGAGATCATTGAACTGGGTTGA
- the crp gene encoding cAMP-activated global transcriptional regulator CRP, protein MVALTPIPKIKNLDKLLMHCQRRRYPAKHNIICAGERSETLFFIIKGSVTILIEDEDGREMIIAYLNTGDFFGELGLFEQAGKEQERSAWVRAKVECEVAEISYSKFRELAQQDPDILYALSGQIAQRLRDTTRKVGDLAFFDVTGRVARCLLDLCKQPDAMTHPDGMQIKVTRQEIGRIVGCSREMVGRVLKDLEERNLVNVKGKTMVVFGTR, encoded by the coding sequence ATGGTTGCTCTTACGCCCATACCCAAGATAAAGAATCTCGACAAGCTGTTGATGCACTGCCAGCGCCGACGTTACCCGGCCAAGCACAACATCATTTGTGCCGGCGAACGCTCCGAAACGCTGTTCTTCATCATCAAGGGCTCGGTCACCATCCTGATCGAGGACGAAGACGGCCGCGAGATGATCATCGCCTACCTCAACACCGGCGATTTCTTTGGTGAACTGGGGCTGTTTGAACAAGCGGGCAAAGAGCAGGAGCGCAGCGCCTGGGTGCGGGCCAAGGTCGAGTGCGAAGTGGCCGAGATCAGCTACAGCAAATTCCGCGAACTGGCCCAGCAAGACCCGGACATTCTCTACGCCCTCAGCGGCCAGATTGCCCAGCGCCTGCGGGACACCACGCGCAAGGTTGGCGACCTGGCGTTCTTTGACGTCACCGGACGCGTGGCTCGCTGCCTGCTGGACCTGTGCAAGCAACCGGACGCCATGACCCACCCCGATGGCATGCAGATCAAAGTCACGCGCCAGGAAATCGGGCGTATTGTCGGGTGTTCGCGGGAGATGGTCGGCCGCGTGCTCAAGGATCTGGAGGAGCGCAACCTGGTCAACGTCAAAGGCAAGACGATGGTGGTGTTCGGTACCCGCTAA
- a CDS encoding lipoate--protein ligase family protein, which translates to MVKPVRMTVEAGLAAEQDLLAAVCAGEQDYGLLFWQPNDQALVMPRRLSRLPAFDAASQVSAEAGWPVLLRETGGEPVPQSSATVNIALVYAPPRSEGDQNRIETGYLRLCQPICDLLIELGGDASVGEIDGAFCDGRYNVNLNGRKMVGTAQRWRQSGGRPVGLVHGALLLDGDREELIAAVNRFNGACGLDQRVRADSHIALHEAFPAPDAISRLDTLYRQMLASFLAV; encoded by the coding sequence ATGGTTAAGCCAGTAAGGATGACTGTTGAAGCGGGGCTTGCTGCCGAGCAAGACCTGTTGGCCGCCGTCTGCGCCGGCGAACAGGACTACGGCCTGCTGTTCTGGCAACCCAACGATCAAGCCTTGGTGATGCCACGCCGGTTGAGCCGCCTGCCGGCATTCGACGCCGCCAGCCAGGTGTCGGCAGAGGCCGGTTGGCCGGTGTTGTTGCGGGAAACCGGCGGCGAGCCCGTGCCGCAATCGTCGGCCACGGTCAACATCGCCCTGGTCTACGCACCGCCACGCAGTGAAGGCGACCAGAATCGTATCGAAACCGGTTACTTGCGTCTGTGCCAGCCGATCTGCGACCTGCTGATCGAGCTGGGGGGCGATGCCTCAGTCGGTGAAATCGACGGTGCGTTCTGCGACGGTCGCTACAACGTCAATCTCAATGGCCGGAAAATGGTCGGCACTGCGCAGCGCTGGCGGCAAAGTGGTGGTCGCCCTGTGGGGTTGGTGCACGGTGCGCTGTTGCTGGACGGTGACCGTGAAGAACTGATCGCGGCGGTCAATCGCTTCAACGGAGCCTGCGGCCTCGACCAGCGGGTGCGTGCCGACAGCCACATCGCCCTGCACGAAGCCTTCCCCGCGCCGGATGCGATCAGCCGGCTGGACACCTTGTACCGCCAGATGCTGGCCAGCTTCCTGGCGGTTTAG
- the trpC gene encoding indole-3-glycerol phosphate synthase TrpC: MSVPTVLEKILARKAEEVAERRARVSLAELEAQAKLADAPRGFANALIAQAKLKQPAVIAEIKKASPSKGVIRENFVPSEIAVSYEKGGATCLSVLTDIDYFQGSDLFLQQARAACKLPVIRKDFMVDPYQIVEARALGADCVLLIVSALDDVKMAELAAVAKGVGLDVLVEVHDGDELERALKTLDTPLVGVNNRNLHTFEVSLENTLDLLPRIPRDRLVITESGIVNRADVELMEISGVYSFLVGETFMRAENPGAELQRLFFPERGVAVSGSTLD, translated from the coding sequence ATGAGTGTGCCAACCGTTCTGGAAAAGATCCTCGCCCGCAAAGCCGAAGAAGTGGCCGAACGCCGCGCCCGCGTCAGCCTCGCCGAGCTGGAAGCCCAGGCGAAGCTTGCCGATGCACCGCGTGGTTTCGCCAATGCCTTGATCGCCCAGGCCAAGCTCAAGCAGCCCGCGGTGATCGCCGAGATCAAGAAGGCTTCGCCGAGCAAAGGTGTGATCCGCGAAAACTTCGTCCCATCTGAGATTGCCGTCAGTTATGAGAAGGGCGGCGCGACGTGCCTGTCCGTGTTGACCGATATCGACTACTTCCAGGGTTCCGACCTGTTCCTGCAACAGGCCCGCGCGGCGTGCAAGTTGCCGGTGATCCGCAAGGACTTCATGGTTGACCCGTACCAGATCGTCGAAGCCCGTGCCCTGGGCGCCGATTGTGTGTTGCTGATCGTCTCCGCACTGGATGACGTGAAGATGGCCGAGTTGGCGGCCGTGGCCAAAGGCGTCGGCCTGGATGTGCTGGTGGAAGTGCACGACGGCGATGAGCTGGAGCGTGCACTGAAAACCCTCGACACGCCGCTGGTGGGAGTCAACAACCGCAACCTGCACACCTTTGAAGTCAGCCTGGAAAACACCCTCGACCTGCTGCCGCGCATTCCGCGCGACCGCCTGGTGATTACCGAGAGTGGCATCGTCAACCGTGCCGATGTGGAGCTGATGGAAATCAGTGGGGTGTATTCGTTCCTGGTGGGCGAGACCTTCATGCGCGCCGAGAACCCGGGGGCGGAGTTGCAGCGCCTGTTCTTCCCGGAGCGGGGCGTGGCGGTCAGTGGTTCGACATTGGATTGA
- the trpD gene encoding anthranilate phosphoribosyltransferase produces the protein MDIKTALSRIVGHLDLSTAEMSDVMREIMTGQCTDAQIGAFMMAMRMKSESIDEIVGAVSVMRELADKVELKTLDGVVDVVGTGGDGANIFNVSTASSFVVAAAGCTVAKHGNRAVSGKSGSADLLEAAGIYLNLTPVQVARCIDNVGIGFMFAQTHHSAMKYAAGPRKDLGLRTLFNMLGPLTNPAGVKHQVVGVFSQALCRPLAEVLQRLGSKHVLVVHSKDGLDEFSLAAPTFVAELKNDQVTEYWVEPEDLGMKSQSLHGLAVESPAASLELIRDALGRRKTENGQKAAEMIVLNAGAALYAADHAYSLKEGVALAHDALHTGLAREKLEELGAFTAVFKMENEG, from the coding sequence ATGGATATCAAGACTGCCCTGAGCCGTATCGTCGGCCACCTGGACCTGAGCACCGCTGAAATGAGCGATGTGATGCGCGAGATCATGACCGGTCAATGCACCGACGCGCAGATCGGCGCGTTCATGATGGCCATGCGCATGAAAAGCGAGAGCATCGACGAGATCGTCGGCGCCGTGTCGGTGATGCGCGAGCTGGCGGACAAGGTTGAGCTCAAGACCCTCGACGGTGTGGTCGATGTGGTCGGCACCGGCGGTGACGGTGCGAATATCTTCAACGTGTCGACGGCGTCTTCTTTTGTCGTCGCGGCGGCGGGTTGCACCGTGGCCAAGCACGGTAACCGTGCGGTGTCCGGCAAGAGCGGCAGCGCCGACCTGCTGGAGGCTGCCGGCATCTACCTGAACCTCACGCCAGTACAAGTGGCGCGGTGCATCGACAACGTCGGCATCGGCTTCATGTTTGCCCAGACCCACCACAGCGCGATGAAATATGCCGCTGGCCCGCGTAAAGACCTCGGCCTGCGCACCCTGTTCAACATGCTCGGCCCGCTTACGAATCCGGCCGGTGTGAAGCACCAGGTCGTCGGTGTGTTCAGCCAGGCGCTGTGTCGGCCATTGGCTGAAGTGTTGCAGCGTCTGGGCAGCAAGCATGTGCTGGTGGTGCACTCCAAGGATGGTCTGGACGAGTTCAGCCTGGCGGCGCCGACCTTTGTGGCGGAGCTGAAGAATGATCAGGTCACCGAATACTGGGTCGAGCCCGAAGACCTGGGCATGAAGAGCCAGAGCCTGCACGGCCTGGCGGTGGAAAGCCCGGCGGCTTCGCTTGAACTGATCCGTGATGCCCTGGGGCGTCGCAAGACCGAGAACGGTCAAAAAGCGGCAGAGATGATTGTTCTGAATGCGGGCGCGGCACTTTACGCGGCCGACCACGCCTATAGTCTTAAGGAAGGTGTGGCCTTGGCCCACGATGCGCTGCACACCGGCCTCGCTCGCGAGAAGCTCGAAGAGCTGGGAGCCTTCACCGCAGTATTCAAGATGGAGAATGAAGGATGA
- a CDS encoding aminodeoxychorismate/anthranilate synthase component II, with product MLLMIDNYDSFTYNVVQYLGELGAEVKVVRNDELTVAEIAALNPERIVVSPGPCTPTEAGISLEAIKYFAGKLPILGVCLGHQSIGQAFGGDVVRARQVMHGKTSPVFHHDLGVFHGLNLPVTVTRYHSLVVKRETLPECLELTAWTQLEDGSVDEIMGLRHKTLNVEGVQFHPESILTEQGYELFANFLKQSGGTR from the coding sequence ATGTTGCTGATGATTGATAACTACGACTCCTTTACCTACAACGTTGTGCAGTACCTGGGCGAGCTCGGTGCCGAGGTCAAGGTGGTGCGCAACGACGAACTGACCGTGGCCGAAATCGCCGCCCTGAACCCGGAGCGCATCGTGGTTTCGCCGGGGCCGTGCACGCCGACCGAGGCGGGCATCTCCCTTGAAGCGATCAAATATTTCGCCGGTAAGCTGCCAATCCTTGGCGTGTGCCTGGGCCACCAGTCCATCGGCCAGGCCTTTGGCGGTGACGTGGTGCGTGCGCGCCAGGTGATGCACGGCAAGACCAGCCCGGTATTCCATCATGATCTGGGCGTATTTCATGGGCTTAACTTGCCGGTGACCGTGACCCGCTACCATTCGTTGGTGGTCAAGCGCGAAACCTTGCCGGAGTGCCTGGAATTGACCGCCTGGACCCAACTGGAAGACGGCTCGGTCGATGAAATCATGGGCCTGCGCCACAAGACACTGAATGTCGAAGGGGTGCAATTCCACCCTGAATCGATCCTGACCGAGCAGGGCTACGAGCTGTTCGCCAACTTTCTCAAGCAGAGCGGCGGCACGCGCTAA
- a CDS encoding phosphoglycolate phosphatase, whose product MSGFEQLFPGKLPRLVMFDLDGTLIDSVPDLAAAVNEMLLKLGRKPVAIEAVRTWVGNGVQMLVRRALANDIEADGVDEVEAEHALELFNAAYEDGHELTVVYPGVRDTLKWLSKQGVEMALITNKPERFVAPLLDQMKIGRYFRWIIGGDTLPQKKPDPAALFFVMKMANIPASQSLFVGDSRSDVLAAKAAGVQCVALSYGYNHGRPIAEESPSLVIDDLRLLIPGCLGAGAEITLPDIDPSPSGNPIVVVTRKLWMKVIKALARWRWRA is encoded by the coding sequence ATGAGCGGCTTCGAGCAGCTGTTCCCCGGCAAGCTGCCACGGCTGGTGATGTTCGATCTGGATGGTACGTTGATCGACTCGGTGCCAGACCTTGCCGCAGCGGTGAACGAGATGCTGCTCAAGCTGGGGCGCAAGCCGGTGGCGATCGAGGCCGTGCGCACGTGGGTCGGCAACGGCGTGCAGATGCTGGTGCGCCGGGCCCTGGCCAATGATATCGAGGCCGACGGTGTCGATGAGGTCGAGGCCGAGCATGCCCTGGAACTGTTCAACGCCGCCTATGAAGACGGCCACGAACTGACCGTGGTTTACCCTGGCGTGCGTGACACCCTCAAATGGCTGAGCAAGCAGGGCGTGGAAATGGCCCTGATCACCAACAAGCCGGAGCGCTTTGTCGCGCCGCTGTTGGACCAGATGAAAATCGGCCGGTATTTCCGCTGGATCATCGGTGGCGATACCTTGCCGCAGAAGAAGCCCGACCCGGCGGCGCTGTTTTTCGTGATGAAAATGGCCAATATCCCGGCATCGCAGTCGCTGTTTGTCGGCGATTCACGCAGCGATGTGCTGGCGGCAAAGGCGGCTGGCGTGCAGTGCGTCGCCTTGAGCTACGGCTATAACCACGGCCGACCGATTGCCGAAGAGTCGCCGTCGCTGGTGATTGACGACCTGCGATTGCTAATCCCCGGTTGCTTGGGAGCGGGCGCTGAGATAACGTTGCCCGACATCGATCCGTCCCCTTCTGGAAATCCCATCGTGGTGGTCACTCGCAAACTCTGGATGAAAGTCATCAAGGCCCTGGCCCGCTGGCGTTGGCGCGCCTGA
- the rpe gene encoding ribulose-phosphate 3-epimerase: protein MQPFVIAPSILSADFARLGEEVDNVLAAGADFVHFDVMDNHYVPNLTIGPMVCAALRKYGVTAPIDAHLMVSPVDRIIGDFIEAGATYITFHPEATLHVDRTLQLIREGGCKAGLVFNPATPLDVLKYVMDKVDMVLLMSVNPGFGGQKFIPGTLDKLREARALIDASGRDIRLEIDGGVNVNNIREIAAAGADTFVAGSAIFNAPNYQDVIDKMRAELALARP from the coding sequence ATGCAGCCCTTCGTAATTGCTCCATCGATTCTCTCCGCCGACTTCGCCCGCCTGGGTGAGGAAGTGGACAACGTGTTGGCCGCTGGCGCCGACTTCGTGCACTTCGATGTCATGGACAACCACTACGTGCCCAACCTGACCATCGGCCCGATGGTCTGCGCGGCGCTGCGCAAGTACGGCGTCACCGCGCCGATCGACGCGCACCTGATGGTCAGCCCGGTGGACCGCATCATCGGTGACTTCATCGAAGCCGGCGCGACCTACATCACCTTCCACCCGGAAGCCACGCTGCACGTGGACCGCACCTTGCAACTGATCCGCGAAGGCGGCTGCAAGGCGGGCCTGGTGTTCAACCCGGCGACGCCGCTGGACGTGCTCAAGTACGTGATGGACAAGGTCGACATGGTCTTGCTGATGAGCGTCAACCCAGGTTTCGGCGGGCAGAAGTTCATCCCCGGCACCCTCGACAAGCTGCGCGAAGCCCGCGCGCTGATCGACGCGTCCGGCCGTGACATCCGCCTGGAAATCGACGGTGGGGTCAACGTCAACAACATCCGCGAAATCGCCGCCGCTGGCGCCGACACCTTTGTCGCCGGCTCGGCAATCTTCAACGCCCCGAACTACCAGGACGTCATCGACAAGATGCGCGCCGAGCTAGCGCTGGCACGTCCATGA
- a CDS encoding iron-containing alcohol dehydrogenase, translated as MSTSSFKIAHKLLTGAGAIEQLAAELTRLDVDNPLIVTDAALVKSGTVALALEHLGDRSYEIFDRVLPDPEIAIVEDCMRVYREGGHDGLIGVGGGSAIDIAKSVAAYAGYHGALADLFGVDQVPRKGPPLIAIPTTAGTGSEVTNVAILSDKAAQLKKGIVSDYLLPDVALISPQMTLTCPRSVTAASGVDALVHAIESYLSLNASPITDALAIGAIKLIAKALPKAYANPSNLQARDDMATASLMAGMAFGNAGVGAVHALAYPLGGRFNIAHGVSNALLLPYVMHWNKLACVERMQEIAQAMGVNVSGLSVNDAADQAVEAMTRLCAAVEIPAGLRSFGVPEEAIPAMASEAAGIERLMRNNPRQLSAADIEKIYRAAY; from the coding sequence ATGAGTACTTCCTCATTCAAGATCGCCCACAAACTGCTCACAGGTGCAGGTGCCATCGAACAACTGGCCGCTGAGCTCACTCGCCTGGATGTGGACAACCCGCTGATTGTCACCGACGCGGCGCTGGTCAAGTCCGGCACCGTGGCGCTGGCGCTCGAACACCTGGGCGATCGCAGCTATGAAATCTTTGATCGGGTACTGCCCGACCCGGAAATCGCCATCGTCGAAGACTGCATGCGTGTGTACCGCGAGGGCGGGCATGACGGCCTGATCGGTGTGGGCGGTGGCAGTGCCATCGACATTGCCAAGAGCGTGGCTGCGTACGCCGGGTACCACGGCGCGCTGGCGGATTTGTTCGGCGTTGACCAGGTGCCGCGCAAAGGCCCGCCGTTGATCGCGATTCCGACCACGGCCGGCACCGGCTCGGAAGTGACCAACGTGGCGATTCTTTCCGACAAGGCCGCGCAGCTGAAAAAAGGCATCGTCAGCGATTACCTGCTGCCGGACGTCGCGCTGATCAGCCCGCAAATGACCCTCACCTGCCCGCGCAGCGTGACTGCCGCCAGCGGTGTGGATGCGTTGGTGCATGCCATCGAGTCGTACCTGTCGCTGAACGCCTCGCCGATCACCGACGCGCTGGCGATTGGCGCGATCAAGCTGATCGCCAAGGCGCTGCCGAAAGCCTACGCCAACCCGTCCAACCTGCAGGCCCGCGACGACATGGCCACCGCGAGCCTGATGGCCGGTATGGCCTTCGGCAATGCCGGAGTGGGTGCGGTGCATGCGCTGGCGTATCCGCTGGGCGGGCGTTTCAATATCGCCCATGGAGTGAGCAATGCCTTGCTGCTGCCCTACGTGATGCACTGGAACAAGTTGGCCTGCGTGGAGCGCATGCAGGAGATTGCCCAGGCCATGGGCGTGAATGTCAGCGGCCTGAGTGTCAACGATGCGGCCGACCAGGCTGTCGAGGCGATGACGCGACTGTGTGCCGCAGTGGAGATCCCGGCGGGGCTGCGCAGCTTTGGCGTGCCCGAGGAGGCGATCCCGGCCATGGCCAGCGAAGCGGCGGGCATTGAGCGGCTGATGCGCAATAATCCGCGCCAGCTCAGCGCGGCCGATATCGAGAAAATCTACCGGGCTGCCTACTAG
- a CDS encoding transposase, which translates to MFAGIDVSKDDLEAQLDSQAEEMSCSNTAAGFSRLIRWLKSHHVSRVVLEATGGYERQVMKALQAADLEVVRINPSRARSFARALGLQAKTDPIDAKLLAHFAATIKPPKSQPTSPEQDDLRALVHQRENFVQQRSDDERRVKTASSDAVKNLLKSHIDYLAKVIASVDIQIRQSVENLNKKGFHNCARSKE; encoded by the coding sequence ATGTTTGCAGGCATCGATGTTTCAAAAGACGATCTTGAAGCGCAGCTCGATTCCCAAGCTGAGGAGATGAGCTGCTCCAACACAGCGGCCGGTTTTTCACGGCTGATTCGTTGGCTGAAGAGTCACCACGTTAGTCGTGTGGTGCTGGAGGCGACGGGCGGTTACGAGCGCCAGGTCATGAAAGCACTTCAGGCGGCAGATTTGGAAGTTGTGAGGATTAACCCCAGCCGGGCCAGGAGCTTTGCCCGAGCGTTGGGGTTGCAAGCTAAAACCGACCCAATAGACGCAAAGCTTCTTGCCCATTTCGCGGCCACTATCAAGCCCCCAAAAAGCCAGCCTACTAGCCCTGAACAAGACGACTTACGAGCCTTGGTGCACCAGCGCGAGAACTTTGTTCAGCAGCGAAGCGACGATGAGCGTCGTGTCAAAACGGCCTCTTCTGATGCTGTTAAAAACCTGCTGAAAAGCCATATCGATTACCTGGCCAAAGTCATAGCGTCAGTTGATATACAGATTCGCCAAAGCGTTGAAAACCTTAATAAAAAAGGGTTTCACAATTGTGCTCGGTCAAAGGAATAG
- a CDS encoding transposase codes for MAYLPELGSVGRREIAALSGLAPYNNDSGKHKGKRYICGGRFSVRRSLYMACWSVIRFQPEFNARYKALRDKGKCAKVALIACMRVLLIRLNAMIRDGSEWSDCVA; via the coding sequence ATGGCCTACCTGCCTGAGTTGGGCAGCGTTGGGCGTCGTGAGATCGCCGCACTCTCGGGCCTTGCTCCGTATAACAACGACAGTGGCAAGCACAAAGGTAAGCGCTATATCTGCGGTGGGAGGTTCTCGGTCCGACGCTCGCTCTACATGGCGTGCTGGTCCGTCATTCGCTTTCAGCCTGAATTCAACGCGCGATATAAAGCTCTGCGTGATAAAGGAAAATGCGCAAAAGTAGCGCTTATCGCCTGCATGCGAGTGTTGTTGATACGCCTGAATGCAATGATCCGAGACGGCTCGGAGTGGAGCGATTGCGTAGCGTAA
- a CDS encoding ABC transporter permease — MLSPYMSPVERVWFYSLRILCGLILLFLILPVLVIIPLSFNSGSFLVYPLQGFSLHWYQDFFASAEWMRALKNSIIVAPAATVLAMVFGTLAAIGLTRGNFPGKALVMALVISPMVVPVVIIGVASYLFFAPLGLGNSFFSLIVVHAVLGVPFVIITVSATLQGFNHNLVRAAASLGASPLTAFRRVTLPLIAPGVISGALFAFATSFDEVVVTLFLAGPEQATLPRQMFSGIRENLSPTIAAAATLLIAFSVLLLLTLEWLRGRSEKLRTAQV; from the coding sequence ATGCTGAGCCCTTATATGTCGCCCGTTGAGCGGGTGTGGTTCTACAGCTTGCGGATTCTCTGCGGCTTGATTCTGCTGTTCCTGATATTGCCGGTGCTGGTGATCATCCCGCTGTCGTTCAACAGCGGCAGTTTCCTCGTGTACCCGCTGCAAGGCTTCTCGCTGCATTGGTACCAGGACTTCTTCGCCTCGGCCGAATGGATGCGGGCGCTGAAGAACAGCATCATCGTCGCCCCGGCGGCCACGGTGCTGGCCATGGTGTTTGGCACGCTGGCGGCGATTGGCCTGACGCGCGGCAACTTCCCCGGCAAGGCGCTGGTGATGGCCCTGGTGATTTCGCCGATGGTGGTGCCGGTGGTGATTATCGGCGTGGCCAGTTACCTGTTCTTTGCGCCGCTGGGGTTGGGTAACAGTTTCTTCTCGCTGATCGTGGTGCATGCGGTGCTGGGCGTGCCGTTTGTGATCATCACCGTGTCGGCGACGTTGCAGGGGTTCAACCATAACCTGGTGCGGGCGGCGGCCAGCCTGGGGGCATCGCCGTTGACCGCGTTTCGCCGGGTGACCTTGCCGCTGATTGCGCCGGGGGTGATTTCCGGGGCGTTGTTTGCCTTTGCCACCTCGTTTGACGAAGTGGTGGTGACGCTGTTTCTGGCCGGGCCTGAGCAGGCGACGTTGCCGCGGCAGATGTTCAGCGGGATTCGCGAGAACCTCAGTCCGACCATTGCCGCCGCCGCGACCTTGCTGATTGCCTTCTCGGTGCTGCTGTTGCTGACCCTGGAATGGCTGCGTGGCCGTAGCGAAAAACTGCGTACCGCCCAAGTCTAA